The nucleotide sequence GATTACCAAAGAATTACAGACCACTTTGAATCGCGCCATTGATGAAGCCATTAACCGGCGACACGAATATATTACTCTTGAACATTTGTTGTATGCCCTGATGCATGAGAAAACCGGAACCAACGTTGTGCGCAACTGTGGCGGCAACGTCGAAGAACTCAAACGCGACGTTGAAAAATACCTGAATGAAAATTTTGAACCCTTCAGCATTGATGGCGAATACATCCCTGAACAGACGCAAGCCTTTCAGCGGGTTTTGCAACGCGCTTTGTCGCACGCGCAATCGGCAGGACAAAAACAGATTAACGGCGGTGATATTCTGGCGTCGCTCTTGCTGGAATCGCGTTCGATGGCAAAATTCTTTCTGGAAAAACAGGGCATCACGCGCCTCGATGTACTCAATTTTGTTTCGCATGGCATTTCCAAAATCGCTTCGGATAACAATCCTTCGCCCGGCGACGGCATGGATAATGAAGAGATGGAAGAAGAGCCGATTCGCGACCCGCTGGCGGCATTCACTTCCAATTTGATTGAACGCGCCGCTAAAGGCGGCATCGACCCGCTCATCGGTCGCACCAGAGAAGTCGAACGCACCATTCAAGTCCTCTGTCGTCGTCGCAAAAACAATCCCATTTATGTCGGCGACCCGGGCGTCGGCAAAACCGCGATTGCCGAAGGTCTGGCGTTAAAAATTCAACGCGGAGAAGTGCCCGAAGTATTAAAAGGCGTTGATGTCTATGCGCTTGATTTAGGCGGCATGCTTGCCGGAACCAAATATCGCGGCGAATTTGAACAGCGGCTCAAAGCGGTTATCGCCGAACTCAAAAAACGCAAAGGCGCAATTCTGTTCATTGACGAAATTCACACCATCGTCGGCGCAGGCGCAGTCAGCGGCGGTTCGATGGATGCTTCGAATATTTTAAAACCGGCGCTTGCCACCGGCGAACTCCGTTGCATCGGCTCGACAACTTATCCTGAATACAAAGCCTCGTTTGAACGCGACCGGGCGCTGGCAAGACGTTTTCAGAAAATTGAAATCAGTGAAACCACGGTTGATGACACGGTGAAAATTCTCAAAGGCTTGAAGAAATATTACGAAGATCATCACGCCGTCCGCTACAGCAATGAAGCCCTGGAAGCGGCGGTTGAACTTTCAGCAAAATATATCAATGACCGTTTTTTGCCCGATAAAGCGATTGATGTGATTGATGAAGCGGGCGCGGCAGTGAAATTATTGCCGCGTCGCAAACGCCCAAAAACCCTCTACCCGGCAGACATTGAATTGGTGGTGGCGCGCATGGCGAAGATTCCGCCGAAAACGGTTTCGGTTTCCGATAAAGACCGTTTGAAAAATCTGGAAGGCGATTTAAAGAGGGTAATTTTCGGGCAAGACCATGCCATTGAACAGATTGTCCGCACCATCAAAATTTCGCGTTCAGGTTTGGGGCAACCGGAAAAGCCGATAGGTTCTTTTTTATTTTCGGGACCCACGGGCGTCGGCAAAACCGAACTCGCCAAACAGATTGCCAAAACCCTTGGCATCGAATTTTTACGCTTTGATATGAGCGAGTACATGGAAAAACACACGGTGTCGCGTTTGATTGGCGCACCGCCGGGGTATGTGGGATTCGATCAGGGCGGCTTGCTCACCGATGCCATCAATCGCACCCCCTATTCGGTGCTGGTGCTTGATGAAATCGAAAAAGCCCACCCCGATGTTTTCAATATTTTATTGCAGGTGATGGATCACGCGACGCTTACCGATAACAACGGCAAAAAAGCTGATTTCCGCAACGTGGTGTTAATTATGACGACCAATGCGGGCGGGCGCGAAATCAGCAACGAT is from Acidobacteriota bacterium and encodes:
- the clpA gene encoding ATP-dependent Clp protease ATP-binding subunit ClpA; translated protein: MITKELQTTLNRAIDEAINRRHEYITLEHLLYALMHEKTGTNVVRNCGGNVEELKRDVEKYLNENFEPFSIDGEYIPEQTQAFQRVLQRALSHAQSAGQKQINGGDILASLLLESRSMAKFFLEKQGITRLDVLNFVSHGISKIASDNNPSPGDGMDNEEMEEEPIRDPLAAFTSNLIERAAKGGIDPLIGRTREVERTIQVLCRRRKNNPIYVGDPGVGKTAIAEGLALKIQRGEVPEVLKGVDVYALDLGGMLAGTKYRGEFEQRLKAVIAELKKRKGAILFIDEIHTIVGAGAVSGGSMDASNILKPALATGELRCIGSTTYPEYKASFERDRALARRFQKIEISETTVDDTVKILKGLKKYYEDHHAVRYSNEALEAAVELSAKYINDRFLPDKAIDVIDEAGAAVKLLPRRKRPKTLYPADIELVVARMAKIPPKTVSVSDKDRLKNLEGDLKRVIFGQDHAIEQIVRTIKISRSGLGQPEKPIGSFLFSGPTGVGKTELAKQIAKTLGIEFLRFDMSEYMEKHTVSRLIGAPPGYVGFDQGGLLTDAINRTPYSVLVLDEIEKAHPDVFNILLQVMDHATLTDNNGKKADFRNVVLIMTTNAGGREISNDAIGFHKGATGSRGKGVIERTFSPEFRNRLDAWVAFNSLAFDDIKHVVDKFIKEVQAQVFEKQVSIELTDAARNWLAEHGYDKLMGARPMGRLIQSKIKEPLAEEILFGKLQMGGKLKVDVQEGDLALSYEENADSVPA